One window of Oscillibacter hominis genomic DNA carries:
- a CDS encoding histidinol-phosphatase HisJ family protein: MYLADYHTHSLCSPDARCSMADMARAAVAAGVQEMCFTDHIETAPIGEIRPSCDWAALKDSFETARREMEGQPIVLRLGAELGGANADFAAAERMMAQAPELDFVIGSVHALSEAYGRRSLYYFDCKSEEEARLAIGDYLDQVLLLAEWGQFDVLGHLTLPLRYLNEKHGMHMTFDGFEERLEAIFRALISNGCGIELNTNRGNEPLPSEKWLRMYRSLGGERITLGSDAHTPEYVGCALRQNQELLKRCGFTRFCCFSCRRPQWHDL, from the coding sequence ATGTACCTGGCAGATTATCACACCCACTCCCTGTGCTCCCCGGACGCCCGCTGCTCCATGGCCGATATGGCCAGGGCAGCAGTGGCCGCGGGAGTGCAGGAGATGTGTTTTACCGATCACATAGAGACCGCGCCCATTGGGGAGATCAGGCCCAGCTGCGACTGGGCCGCCCTAAAGGACTCCTTTGAAACGGCGCGGCGGGAGATGGAGGGCCAGCCCATTGTTTTGAGGCTGGGCGCGGAGTTAGGCGGAGCCAACGCGGATTTTGCCGCGGCGGAGCGGATGATGGCCCAGGCGCCGGAGCTGGATTTTGTCATCGGCTCCGTCCACGCCCTGTCCGAGGCCTACGGCCGGCGGAGCCTCTATTATTTCGACTGCAAAAGTGAAGAGGAGGCCCGGCTTGCCATTGGGGACTACCTGGATCAGGTGCTGCTGCTGGCTGAGTGGGGCCAGTTCGACGTATTGGGCCATCTGACACTGCCGCTGCGGTATCTGAATGAGAAGCACGGCATGCACATGACCTTCGACGGCTTTGAAGAGCGGCTGGAGGCCATCTTCCGGGCGCTGATCTCCAATGGCTGCGGGATTGAGCTGAACACCAACCGGGGCAACGAGCCGCTGCCCAGCGAAAAGTGGCTGCGGATGTACCGCAGCCTGGGGGGCGAGCGCATCACCCTGGGCAGCGACGCGCATACGCCGGAGTATGTGGGCTGCGCCCTCCGCCAAAATCAGGAGCTGCTGAAAAGGTGCGGGTTCACCCGCTTTTGCTGCTTTTCCTGCAGAAGGCCCCAGTGGCACGACCTGTAA
- the rpiB gene encoding ribose 5-phosphate isomerase B, producing the protein MKIALGSDHGGYELKCHIAELLKKLGYDYEDFGCYSTESCDYPIYGEAAARAVASGQCEMGIVICTTGIGISIAANKVKGIRCAHCADSLQAEMTRRHNNANMLALGAGFTGRNLAERMVEVFLTTEFEGGRHARRVAELDAIEE; encoded by the coding sequence ATGAAGATCGCGTTAGGTTCTGACCACGGCGGCTACGAACTCAAGTGCCACATTGCAGAGCTGCTGAAAAAATTAGGCTATGACTATGAGGACTTCGGCTGCTACTCCACTGAGAGCTGCGATTACCCCATCTACGGCGAGGCGGCCGCCCGGGCGGTGGCCTCCGGCCAGTGCGAGATGGGCATTGTCATCTGCACCACCGGCATCGGAATCTCCATTGCCGCCAACAAGGTAAAGGGCATCCGCTGCGCCCACTGCGCCGATTCCCTGCAGGCGGAGATGACCCGCCGCCACAACAATGCCAATATGCTGGCCCTGGGCGCGGGCTTCACCGGCCGGAACCTGGCCGAACGGATGGTGGAGGTCTTTTTGACCACGGAATTTGAGGGAGGGCGCCATGCCCGCCGCGTAGCGGAACTGGACGCCATCGAGGAATAA
- a CDS encoding putative glycoside hydrolase, whose translation MAGSRGYSSYRGRVPRWKIALAILLALILLAACTFLFLQKYIVYDDSGAVRLELPWMKPDGSSSLPPVSDEDLQIIISEPEGKDVEELHILQLPDGSLEGDWTQAVSALRAGGQNAFAVTMKAAGGQLLYDSRVEAAVSSGAVQGNEQSMTALEGLLGSEEYYSIARLSCFRDSLYANANMDGAGLKNTGGYIFYDGNNTQWLDPGKEGARAYLYEIARECAALGFDEILLTDFSYPTEGKLNKIEYGSVEQPVNLRAFLQGMADALEEYDVKLSVELSAQTLTVGTDQVSGQDLSDAAAIVDRIYVAAPAEEAAVLRERVAAVSDQVTLVVEGTALETGDYLQLP comes from the coding sequence ATGGCAGGTTCAAGGGGCTACAGCAGTTACCGGGGACGGGTGCCCCGCTGGAAAATCGCGCTGGCGATCCTCCTGGCGCTGATCCTTCTGGCGGCCTGCACCTTCTTGTTCCTGCAAAAGTATATCGTATATGACGACAGCGGCGCCGTGCGGCTGGAGCTACCCTGGATGAAGCCGGACGGGTCTTCCAGCCTGCCGCCGGTCAGTGACGAGGACCTGCAGATCATCATCTCCGAGCCGGAGGGAAAGGATGTGGAGGAACTCCATATCCTCCAGCTGCCCGACGGGAGTTTGGAAGGCGATTGGACCCAGGCTGTTTCGGCCCTCCGTGCTGGCGGCCAGAATGCCTTTGCGGTGACCATGAAGGCCGCGGGCGGGCAGTTGCTGTATGACTCCAGGGTGGAAGCAGCGGTCTCCTCCGGCGCCGTGCAGGGCAATGAACAGAGCATGACCGCCTTGGAAGGGCTTCTGGGCAGCGAGGAGTACTACAGCATCGCCAGGCTCTCCTGCTTCCGCGACAGCCTCTATGCCAACGCCAACATGGACGGCGCGGGGCTGAAGAATACGGGCGGATATATTTTTTACGACGGGAACAACACCCAGTGGCTGGACCCCGGCAAGGAGGGGGCCCGGGCCTATCTCTATGAGATTGCCCGGGAGTGCGCGGCCCTGGGCTTTGACGAAATCCTCCTGACAGACTTCAGCTATCCCACCGAGGGAAAGCTGAATAAGATCGAGTACGGATCGGTGGAACAGCCCGTGAACCTGCGCGCCTTCCTCCAGGGTATGGCGGATGCGTTGGAGGAGTATGACGTAAAGCTCTCCGTGGAGCTGAGCGCCCAGACCCTCACCGTTGGAACCGACCAGGTGTCGGGGCAGGACCTGAGCGACGCGGCGGCTATAGTGGATCGGATTTATGTTGCGGCCCCGGCGGAAGAGGCGGCGGTGCTGAGAGAGCGCGTGGCCGCCGTCTCCGATCAGGTGACGCTGGTAGTGGAGGGGACGGCACTGGAGACCGGCGACTATTTGCAGCTGCCGTAA
- the pdxR gene encoding MocR-like pyridoxine biosynthesis transcription factor PdxR, producing the protein MLTYDMDNRGTETLQNHLYRCIREDIRSRRLSPDERLPSKRGLARHLHISVITVENAYAQLTSEGWLYALPRKGFFVSRVEHPPEDLRYAPPGVAPQPVAEYRLDLGRGRVDPSRFPFATWSRLMRQVLSEQDKKLLLPIPSQGVEALRDAIAAYLHSFRGMEVSPEQIIVGAGTEYLYQMITLLLGRGLRFAVEDPGYSKPERIYRSNGVDCVSVPLDEWGMSVSALGRSGAQVAHVSPSHHYPTGISMPIGRRQELLRWAGTERYILEDDYDSEFRFTGHPVQTLQSIDRQGRVIYLNTFSQTIAPSMRISYMVLPPRLVERYRRELGFYACTVPSFEQFALAKFIAGGYFEKHLNRMRLFYRTRREQVLSAFRSSSFAHRITLTERGAGLHFLLKLQTERSDEELRSRALALGIHLSFLSEYTRRGGFEHTLVINYGGVERPEEAVLALAEVFAE; encoded by the coding sequence ATGCTGACATATGATATGGACAACCGGGGGACGGAGACGCTGCAAAACCATCTCTACCGCTGCATCCGGGAGGACATCCGCAGCCGGCGCCTCTCCCCTGACGAGCGGCTTCCCTCCAAGCGCGGCCTGGCCCGCCACCTGCACATCAGCGTCATCACGGTGGAAAACGCCTACGCCCAGCTCACGTCGGAGGGTTGGCTCTACGCTCTGCCCCGGAAGGGTTTTTTTGTCTCCCGGGTGGAGCACCCGCCGGAGGACCTCCGCTACGCCCCGCCCGGCGTTGCGCCTCAGCCGGTGGCGGAGTACCGGCTGGACCTGGGGCGGGGCCGGGTGGACCCCTCCCGCTTCCCCTTTGCCACCTGGTCCCGGCTGATGCGCCAGGTGCTCTCGGAGCAGGACAAGAAGCTTCTACTCCCCATCCCCAGCCAGGGCGTGGAGGCGCTGCGCGACGCCATCGCCGCCTACCTCCATAGCTTCCGCGGCATGGAGGTCTCTCCGGAGCAGATCATCGTGGGCGCCGGTACGGAATACCTTTATCAAATGATCACCCTCCTTTTAGGGCGGGGCCTCCGCTTTGCCGTGGAGGACCCGGGCTACTCCAAGCCGGAGCGCATCTACCGCAGCAACGGCGTGGACTGCGTCAGCGTGCCCCTGGACGAGTGGGGGATGAGCGTTTCGGCCCTGGGTCGCTCCGGGGCACAGGTGGCACACGTCTCCCCGTCCCACCACTACCCCACCGGCATCTCCATGCCCATCGGCCGCCGCCAGGAGCTGCTGCGCTGGGCCGGTACGGAGCGCTACATCTTAGAGGACGACTACGACAGCGAGTTCCGCTTCACCGGACACCCCGTCCAGACCCTGCAGAGCATCGACCGTCAGGGGCGGGTGATTTACCTGAACACCTTTTCCCAGACCATCGCCCCCTCCATGCGCATCAGCTACATGGTGCTGCCGCCCCGGCTGGTGGAACGCTACCGGCGGGAGCTGGGGTTTTACGCCTGCACCGTGCCCAGTTTCGAACAGTTCGCCCTGGCCAAATTCATCGCCGGAGGATACTTTGAAAAGCACCTGAACCGGATGCGCCTTTTTTACCGCACCCGGCGGGAACAGGTCCTTTCCGCCTTCCGCTCCAGTTCTTTCGCCCACCGGATCACCTTGACGGAGCGGGGCGCCGGGCTCCACTTCCTCCTCAAGCTCCAGACCGAACGCAGCGACGAGGAGCTGCGCAGCAGGGCACTGGCCCTTGGCATCCATCTGAGCTTTCTCTCGGAGTACACCCGCCGGGGCGGCTTTGAGCACACGCTGGTGATCAACTATGGCGGCGTGGAGCGCCCGGAGGAGGCGGTATTGGCGCTGGCGGAGGTCTTTGCGGAATAA
- a CDS encoding ECF transporter S component, translating to MEENKTRKIVMTALLAALTMVATYVIRIPTPTGGYVNLGDTIVLLSAFLLGPVYGMLAGGIGSALADFWAGYMAWVPATLIIKGCMGLVAGLMYRAMGHKKAGLILSGLPSELIMVFGYFLFEAALLGQGLGAAVGIPANLLQGAFGLVAATLLTGVLRRNSYVRKAYPAL from the coding sequence ATGGAAGAGAACAAGACAAGAAAAATCGTGATGACCGCTCTGCTGGCGGCCCTGACCATGGTGGCCACCTACGTGATCCGGATTCCCACCCCCACCGGCGGGTATGTGAACCTGGGAGACACCATCGTGCTGTTGTCGGCCTTTTTGCTGGGGCCTGTGTACGGGATGCTGGCCGGGGGCATTGGCTCCGCGCTGGCGGATTTCTGGGCCGGCTATATGGCCTGGGTGCCGGCCACGCTGATCATCAAGGGCTGCATGGGCCTGGTGGCCGGGCTGATGTACCGCGCCATGGGCCATAAAAAGGCAGGGCTGATCCTCTCCGGACTGCCCTCCGAGCTCATTATGGTCTTCGGCTACTTCCTCTTTGAGGCGGCGCTCCTGGGCCAGGGCCTGGGCGCGGCGGTGGGCATCCCGGCCAACCTCCTCCAGGGAGCTTTCGGCCTGGTGGCCGCCACGCTGCTCACCGGCGTGCTGCGCCGCAACAGCTATGTGCGCAAGGCCTATCCCGCCCTGTAA
- a CDS encoding MBL fold metallo-hydrolase, with amino-acid sequence MIRVTYIGHSGFLVEWPEQYWLFDYYNGTLPPLLPSKPLLVFASHRHADHFNPAIFRLPHPDVRYILSKDIRLTERKREEYGVPEGAEILSLSRRETVNLGPLSVCTLPSTDEGVAFLLTYNGRRVYHAGDLNWWAWAGESESYNHNMEANFKRFIEPLRGVHLNLCFAPLDPRQEGDYALGLSYLLKLAQADHVFPMHLWDDYGLIETFRAAYPQLSGPVVSITHQGQSWDLT; translated from the coding sequence ATGATCCGCGTCACCTACATCGGCCACTCCGGCTTCCTGGTGGAGTGGCCGGAGCAGTACTGGCTCTTTGACTACTACAACGGCACGCTTCCGCCCCTATTGCCGTCCAAGCCCCTGCTGGTCTTTGCCAGCCACCGCCACGCCGATCACTTCAACCCGGCCATCTTCCGCCTGCCCCACCCGGATGTGCGCTACATTCTGTCCAAAGACATCCGCCTGACGGAGCGGAAACGGGAGGAATACGGCGTGCCGGAGGGCGCGGAGATTTTGTCCCTCAGCCGGAGGGAAACAGTGAACCTGGGGCCACTGAGCGTCTGTACCCTTCCCTCCACCGACGAGGGCGTGGCCTTTCTGCTCACCTACAACGGCCGCCGGGTCTATCACGCCGGCGATCTGAACTGGTGGGCCTGGGCCGGGGAGAGCGAGTCGTACAACCACAACATGGAGGCCAACTTCAAGCGCTTCATCGAACCCCTTCGGGGCGTCCATCTTAATCTGTGCTTCGCTCCCCTGGACCCCCGGCAGGAAGGCGACTACGCCCTTGGCCTCTCCTATCTCCTAAAGCTGGCCCAGGCCGACCACGTCTTTCCCATGCACCTCTGGGACGACTACGGCCTGATCGAGACCTTCCGCGCCGCCTATCCTCAATTGAGCGGCCCGGTGGTCTCCATCACCCACCAGGGCCAGAGCTGGGACCTCACATAA
- a CDS encoding YbjQ family protein codes for MKLVTIDYIPGQDFEAMDIVKGTVVYSKNFGRDFMAGMKTLVGGEIVGYTEMLNEARQIATKRMADAAEALGADAVVNVRYASSSVMQGAAEVVAYGTAVKFK; via the coding sequence ATGAAGCTCGTCACTATTGATTACATCCCCGGTCAGGATTTTGAGGCCATGGACATCGTAAAGGGCACCGTGGTCTACAGCAAAAACTTCGGCCGGGACTTTATGGCCGGCATGAAGACCCTGGTGGGCGGCGAAATCGTGGGCTACACGGAGATGCTCAACGAGGCCCGCCAGATCGCCACCAAGCGCATGGCCGATGCGGCCGAGGCCCTGGGCGCCGACGCCGTGGTCAATGTCCGCTACGCCTCGTCCTCGGTGATGCAGGGTGCCGCCGAGGTGGTAGCCTATGGCACCGCCGTCAAGTTCAAATGA